The following coding sequences are from one Rhineura floridana isolate rRhiFlo1 chromosome 2, rRhiFlo1.hap2, whole genome shotgun sequence window:
- the NPC2 gene encoding NPC intracellular cholesterol transporter 2 isoform X2, producing MLALTLLLLLAASSAVLAEPLRFVDCGSKDGSISEVNVSPCPTQPCLLHKGASYSVNITFSSKIDSQGSQAKVYGEMLHMDIPFPLDQPDGCKSGIKCPIQKDHSYSYLNKLPIKSEYPSIKLVVKWELLDDEGHLMFCWKIPVQITS from the exons ATGCTGGCTCTGACTCTGCTTTTGCTCCTGGCTGCTAGCTCTGCAGTGCTGGCCGAGCCCCTCAGGTTCGTGGACTGTG GTTCCAAAGATGGAAGCATTTCAGAAGTCAATGTGAGTCCTTGTCCTACACAACCTTGTCTTCTACACAAAGGAGCGTCCTACAGTGTCAACATCACATTTTCTAGTA AGATTGACAGCCAGGGCAGCCAAGCAAAGGTATATGGAGAAATGCTTCACATGGACATCCCCTTCCCACTTGATCAGCCTGATGGGTGCAAGAGTGGAATCAAATGCCCTATCCAGAAAGACCATTCTTACAGCTACCTGAACAAGCTACCAATAAAGAGTGAATACCCATCT ATTAAACTAGTTGTCAAGTGGGAGCTGCTTGATGATGAAGGTCATTTGATGTTCTGTTGGAAGATTCCTGTCCAGATCACCAGTTAA
- the NPC2 gene encoding NPC intracellular cholesterol transporter 2 isoform X1: MWRSLEWRVHRCCYLHCIFPKDMRAIKKWVGADGCPALALETGSKDGSISEVNVSPCPTQPCLLHKGASYSVNITFSSKIDSQGSQAKVYGEMLHMDIPFPLDQPDGCKSGIKCPIQKDHSYSYLNKLPIKSEYPSIKLVVKWELLDDEGHLMFCWKIPVQITS, translated from the exons ATGTGGCGCTCTTTAGAGTGGCGAGTTCACCGGTGCTGCTACTTACATTGCATTTTCCCCAAAGACATGAGGGCGATAAAGAAGTGGGTGGGTGCTGATGGATGCCCTGCGCTTGCTTTGGAGACAG GTTCCAAAGATGGAAGCATTTCAGAAGTCAATGTGAGTCCTTGTCCTACACAACCTTGTCTTCTACACAAAGGAGCGTCCTACAGTGTCAACATCACATTTTCTAGTA AGATTGACAGCCAGGGCAGCCAAGCAAAGGTATATGGAGAAATGCTTCACATGGACATCCCCTTCCCACTTGATCAGCCTGATGGGTGCAAGAGTGGAATCAAATGCCCTATCCAGAAAGACCATTCTTACAGCTACCTGAACAAGCTACCAATAAAGAGTGAATACCCATCT ATTAAACTAGTTGTCAAGTGGGAGCTGCTTGATGATGAAGGTCATTTGATGTTCTGTTGGAAGATTCCTGTCCAGATCACCAGTTAA